Proteins encoded by one window of Chanos chanos chromosome 7, fChaCha1.1, whole genome shotgun sequence:
- the LOC115816436 gene encoding macrophage mannose receptor 1-like, whose product MLSTCVPHQYHFVNVKKTWTEAQSYCRENYTDLAAINNQEDTDELINTVNVNVGHVWFGLKWEWEWSLSDSNHYGLGKMEFINWYNGEPNNYPNPSEDCGLMKIDGKWNAVPCALVYQFVCYDEGMVSSERYIVITQVKNWREAQSYCREHHTDLVSVRNQTENNMIWSLIKDSTSNAWIGLFRGSWKWSDQSNSFTNWESGQPDHNVGNENCAVMEVNGNELGQWHDYPCGTKKPFVCYEDKLILISEPLTWSEALNHCREHHVDLVSVHSEKIQNKVKAVAEKASTAHVWLGLRYSCTLGFWFWVSGESSCYQNWAPGNGTGVEECVNEGRTGAVETRGVKQWISLPENTRLNFICSNYEED is encoded by the exons ATGTTGTCTACATGTGTTCCTCATCAGTATCACTTTGTGAATGTGAAGAAGACCTGGACTGAAGCACAGTCATACTGCAGAGAGAACTACACTGACCTGGCCGCTATTAACAACCAAGAGGACACAGATGAGCTGATTAACACTGTAAATGTTAATGTCGGCCATGTTTGGTTTGGACTAAAGTGGGAGTGGGAGTGGTCTCTTTCAGACAGTAACCATTACGGACTGGGAAAGATGGAATTCATAAACTGGTACAATGGGGAACCAAACAATTACCCTAATCCTTCTGAAGATTGTGGACTAATGAAAATTGATGGGAAATGGAATGCTGTGCCGTGTGCATTGGTATACCAGTTTGTGTGTTATGACG aggGGATGGTCAGCAGTGAGAGATACATAGTGATTACTCAGGTCAAAAACTGGAGAGAAGCTCAGAGCTACTGCAGAGAACATCATACAGATCTGGTCAGTGTGAGGAACCAGACTGAGAATAACATGATATGGAGTTTGATAAAGGACAGCACTAGCAATGCCTGGATTGGCCTGTTCAGGGGCTCATGGAAATGGTCAGATCAGAGTAACTCATTCACAAACTGGGAATCTGGACAACCTGATCATAATGTGGGTAATGAGAACTGTGCTGTCATGGAGGTAAACGGTAATGAACTGGGACAATGGCATGACTATCCATGTGGCACTAAAAAACCATTTGTTTGCTATGAAG ACAAGCTGATCCTGATTAGTGAGCCTCTGACCTGGAGTGAAGCTCTGAATCACTGCAGAGAGCATCATGTGGACCTGgtctcagttcactcagagaagaTTCAGAACAAGGTGAAAGCGGTGGCTGAAAAGGCCTCCACTGCTCATGTGTGGCTGGGCTTACGCTACAGCTGCACTCTGGGCTTCTGGTTTTGGGTGAGTGGAGAATCTTCCTGCTACCAGAACTGGGCTCCAGGGAATGGAACTGGGGTGGAGGAGTGTGTAAATGAAGGAAGAACTGGAGCAGTTGAGACCAGAGGAGTCAAACAATGGATCAGCCTTCCTGAGAATACCAGACTGAACTTCATCTGCAGCAACTAtgaag AAGACTGA